The following DNA comes from Peribacillus sp. FSL E2-0218.
TCAGCCAGTTCTGCCGCCATGCCGAAGTTCATTACGTCCCCTGCATAGTTGCCATATATATAAATAACGCCTTTTCCTTTATCAATGGCTTTCGTCGCTTCCAAAATGGGATCCGGAGGAGGAGAAGAAAAAATATTCCCTACGGCAACACCATCAGCCATGCCATCACCCACATACCCAATAAATGCTGGTTCGTGGCCCGATCCACCGCCGATGAGAACGCCTACTTTTCCGTCTCTTGTTTCCTTCGCCGTAATAAGTGCACGGTCGTTTTCAGCTAATTGCCTTACATGTTTCGGATAAGCTTTTGCATATCCTTCAATCATTTCTTCCACAACTCTCATTGGATCATTAATGAGCTTTTTCATGTTTTGCTGCAGCTCCTTTCAAAAAATCCTGCTCTTTATCCATTATTTGCTGAACTTTTCTTGCTGAGTTACCACCCGGAAATTCAGACTCTAAATACACCTTCACTATATTTTTAGCTGGTTCGATTCCAATCACCTTTGCACCCATTGTTAACACTTGTGCATCGTTACTTTTTTGCGAACGTTCCGCTGAATATGTGTCATGGCAAAGAGCTGCACGAATACCTGGGACTTTTCCTGCCGCAATCGCCATTCCGATACCTGTACCACAAACTAAAATGGCACGATCCAATTTTTGCTCATTAATGTCATTAGCTACCTGAAAAGCTACTCCTGGATAATCAATCTCGGTACATGAATCTTCAGAACCGTAATCCACAACTTCGTGTCCCAATTCTTGAATATAATCTTTCAAACTATCTTTCATATTAAAAGCATTATGATCAGAACCTAACCCAATTTTCATTATACAACGCCCTTTCATGTTATTTCCGCTTTATTATCATCATTCTCCACTTCATTTTTTTCATTATTGAATCGATAAATATTATCATTCGTTTGCATATATCTTTGTTCACGGGTGAATTCGATAGAAAATGATGATGATCGTTCAATCATTGCACTACTGGCATGTTAGAAGACGTATCCACTGTTTCTGTTTCTATTTTTTTAGGTAATGTAACAAATTTCATCATGAACGCACTGATCAAATACAATCCTGTATAGATCCAAATGATGCCTACAGTTCCGACACTTCCAATGAAAAGACCGACAAGAGCCGGACCAACGAATGTACTCAGACCAGCACCCAGGTTCAGAATGGACATTGCAGCTCCGCGGTTTTCCGGGGCTAGTGATGGGATCAATGCGGAAAGGGGCACGTATGCAGCAAGACAAGCACCGAAACAAATGGCAACAATTGTTGCCGCCATGTAATTCGCTCCAAGAAAGAAAGGAGTATAATAGAGTGCCGCTGTGAATACAGCACATCCTACACCGCCAAACCACATAACTGTGTTGCGCCAACCGAATTTATCGCCGATAATACCCCATATCAGGTTAAAAATCACATTACTGGACCATAATGCACCATAAATCTGTAACCATTCAGTTCGGGTAAATCCAATTTCCATCATATAAGCTGGAAGAAACACAACAAATCCGTATGCGCCTGCCGTGTTGATCGTACGAACGATGCCTCCAAGCCCGACTTTCGGACGCTCGAATGCTATGGTGATTCCCTTGGAAATATATTTAAGTGCTTCCGCTTTAGAATTGAATTTCCTTCCATTACTTTCCTTATCTTTGTTTAAGGAAATGGCAATAATGGCTCCAAGTGTCACAAATACAAGGGCACTCCAAAGCGTTTTCAATTCTCCTAGATAAGAAAGGGCAAAGCTGGAGTAATAAGCTCCAAGAACATTCAATCCTCCGGCAAACGAGACCCAGAACCAGCCGACAGCCGTTCCTAGTCTTTCTGCCGGCGCGTAATAGGTCAGCCAAACGAGGAAAGAGTAGGCAAACAAAGGGTAACCAAGTCCCCGAAGTGAATAGGTAGGAAGCATGATTGCCAGATTCATTGTAGGGAGACCGAACGTTAAAAAAACCAGAGTTCCCGCTATGAATAGAGCCACCCCGAAGGACATGGCTTTGCGAGGACCCAATACTTCAGCTAGGACGCCGGAAAGCCAGGCAGCAATGGCAACAGCGAAACCATATACACTAAACAGAAGGGCAGATTGCTGAACACTTAATCCATTATCGATTAGATAGGAAGATAGCCATCCCAATTCCAAACCGTCACCCATCATAAACAGCAGTACACCAAGATACCCCATTGCCATTTTGGAATCCATCCCCAGCTTCCCTAATAGTCCCTGATTCATCGTTTTTCCTCCTCTTCATCTCTTTTCATTTCCAAAAAACAGGTTCCGAAACGAAGAAGGAACCTATTCGACTATGATAGTTTTATAGATTTGGGTTTAAGATGACCTTTAATGACTCTTTTCCGCTTTTCACCAGTTGAAATCCTTTTTCAAATTCTTCAAGTGAAAGTTCATGTGTGACAACGCCTTCTGTAGGAAGATCACCGTTAGCAATGCCTTTAATAACGGGCTCATAGCAGTATGGACCAAGGTGAGAACCCAGTACATCAAGTTCTTTCCGGTCACTGATAATGCTCCAATCCACTGTTACCGGTTCTTTAAATACGCTGAATTCAACGAAACGCCCCAGTTTACGAATCATGTTCAACCCTTGTTCAACGGATTTTTGGGCTCCAGTCGCTTCAATGTAGATGTCGCAGCCATAACCGTCCGTCAACTGTTTTACAATCGCGTTTACATCATCTTTTGCTGGGTTCAATACCATATCCGCACCGAATTGTTTCGCCATTTCTAAACGCTCTTCAAACAGGTCAAGGACAATTAATTTGCCAGGTCCTGATTTTTTGATTGCACCTATCATCCCCAGTCCGAGTGTTCCAGCCCCTGCCAGTACAACCACATCTCCCAATTGAATTTGTGCCCGCTCAACGGCATGATAGGAACACGCATAAGGTTCAATCAGAATTGCTTTTTCAATTGGAAGATTTTCCGGCACCTTATAATTAATCGCTTCTTTTGTGAATTTCATATATTCGGCCATACCGCCATTTACATTGTTCTGGAAACCATACAAGTCATGTTTTTCACACATCCAGTATTGGCCTCGGTTACAGAAGCGACAGTCCCAGCAAGGAACGATCTGTTCGGATATAATACGGTCACCAATTTTAAAGTCTCCTTTGACTCCCTCACCAAGTGAGACAACATGACCGATGAATTCATGACCCGGAATCATTGGCGCTTTAATGTATGCCGGCTGCTGATCGTCTCCCCAAAAGCTTGGCGCCCCGTCAAACGCCTTCAAGTCTCCGGCACAAATACCGCATGCCTCAACTTTGACTAAAATTTCACCATCTCCGATTTGCGGAACAGGGACTTCTTCAAGGCGATAATCACCTGGGGAATAAGCCACAACCGCTTTCATTGTTGCTGGGGTTGATTGATTATTTTTATTTTCTTGTACCGCTGTTTCATGACTTTGGACCATTCAACATCTCTCCTCGAATATTTTTTCCTGGATAACGCTTACATAATCGGTGTAAAATGAAAATTTTCAGTCAAGCCTCTTAACATTTACAGTTTTTCTCTGTTTTCTATTTTCAGTATATTACATTTATTATTGAAGGGTCAATATTTATTATCGTTTATTTTCATTTTATTTTTCGTTTTCTTTCGATTTTCAATTACTTTAGATAAATATACAAAAATGATGTATGATAATATTGAAAGAAAATTCAATTAGTCGATTCCATTCAGCCTCTTTTGAATCATAAATGCTTCTTATATATATAACTTGACTAGTAATCCGCTTTTGCAGCTAAACTGGATAAAATAACTTAGGTATATAGGTGATAACATGAAAAAAATGTTTGCGTCAGAACGAAGGAAAATCATACTCGGAAAACTAACAGATCAGCATCGGGTAACCATAAAAGAGCTTTCAGAAGAAATTAAAGTATCTGAAGCGACATTACGTACGGATTTATCCAAAATGGAGGAAGAAGGCCTTCTAAAAAGAACACATGGAGGAGCCATACTATCCGAAAAACAAGATAGCGATACAAGCTTTACTACACGAGAATTAAAGAATCGCTATGAAAAGGCTGCCATTTCAAAGAAAGCTGCTGAGCTTCTCTCAAACGGGCAATGCATTATGCTCGATTCAAGCTCAACCACTCTTGAACTTGCACGCACGATAAAAGAAATGCCAATTAGACTGACCGTTGTTACAAGTGGCATCAATACTGCATTAGAGTTAAATGAAAATCCCAATATCACCGTGATATTATTGGGAGGTATTATAAAAAAAGGTTCCTTTTCCTTAGAAGGCAGTTTAGGAATAAATATTCTTAACCAAATTAATATTGATCTGATGTTTACGTCCGCTAATGGATTTACTTTCGAATCAGGATTAACGGATTTCAGTGTATATGAGGTAGAACTGAAAAAAGCCATGGTCAGCGCCTCCAACAAGGTGGTTGCCTTGCTTGATCATACTAAGATCAATAAAAATTCGATTGCCTCATTCGCTTCAATCAATCAAATAGATACGATAATCACTGACTTTGATATGACAGGAAGTTACACAAAGAAACTCGAAGAACAAAATGTTAAGATCATAATGATATCAACAGACGAACACGTTAATTAATCCCTTCCTCCACGGTAATTTTAACCATACAGTTTAACCGCCGGAAGTGAATATACCGTTTTACCAACATACTAAAGCAGCCCGAAACTCGAACTGATTAGCTATAAGGCTGAAAGTGAGTAATATCGGTGTCATGATGGATGGTTCAATACGTAAAACAAAAGTAAAGGCTTTGGAATGGTGGATTCCAAAGCCTTTTTCGATTGATTTACGATCGTTGACTTACATTGCAAAGGAATCTTTCTTTTTCAAAATATCTTTCTTACAATAAATTACTTTATTCAAATCCTCCTTTTTAGTGTTATTCTTGTAGGTAGACCAAATTGTAATTTTTCAGGAGAATCCGATGAATTTCACTTATATTAATCAACACATTCTAGATAATCTCTTTTATATCCTGGTAAGCATTTTAATTTATTCCACTTTATTAGATCACGGCAAAAGGTTATGTCAGTATGGCAAGGTCCTCATCACTACATGCATGAGCATTCCGATCCTATTATGTATGAAGTTCCCTATTTATATCGATGAATATTGTGTTCATGACTTCAGGCAAATCCCTTTTATAATCGGGACACTGTATGGCGGTTGGCCTGTCGGGGCTGTTCTATTGGTCATTCTCTTGACTGGCAGGTTTGTTATGAATGGGTTCAATCTCCTTACTTTAATGGTTTATATCGTTATATTCGTCATTACTGCTCTATTTTCTTCTAAATTCAATGCGTATAACAGAAAAAGTAAGCTAAATAGCTCGATCTTATTGATTGTATTCCTAGGCATCCTAACAAGCTTGCTTGCACTCGCTATGTCTGATTCTTTTCGAATAACGGAGGCCTATATCTTTTACTTCATCATTCTTCCTCCTTTCATCATCGGTTTAGCTGTGTATATCATGGAAATTTTAAAGGATGCGATTTTAATCCGAACACAAATGGTGCGGCTTGAAAAGATGGAGGTCGTCAGTCAGCTTGCGGCCAGCATTTCTCATGAAGTCAGAAACCCTTTAACGGTTGTGAAGGGATTCGTTCAGCTGCTAAAAGCACCCGATCTGACCCAAGATGAAAAAGAGCAATATATCCAGCATGTTGTTCGGGAGCTTAATAGTGCGGAATCCATCATTAGTGAATACTTGGCATTCGCCAAACCTGCCATTGAAAAGGTCGATTCCATTTCCATCGACCGTGAAATAGGCTATGTCATTGAAATGATCAAACCATTAGCAAACATGAATTTAGTTACGATATCCGAACAGCTGGCCCCAGGTGTCACTCGTGGCAATACTCAGCATTTCAAGCAATGCTTCCTCAACTTAATCAAGAATGGGATAGAGGCCATGCCGAGCGGCGGGGAACTGCGTATCGTTTCCTATGTAAATGATAACGACATCATTATCGAAATAAAGGACGTTGGAATTGGCATGAACAAAGAACAAATACATCGTTTTGGCGAGCCCTATTACAGTTCCAAAGAGAAAGGGACAGGGCTAGGTTCGATGGTGGCTGTCAAAACGATCCAAACGATGAATGGCACGCTTCATATTAATAGCGCTTCGAATAAAGGAACAACGATCACTGTAGGACTTCCTGTTTATGATGAAGATACTTCTGCAAAATAAGTAAACAATCTTTTCATATAAAAAGTCCGCCGTTCATGGCGGACTTTTTTTCATTGGATTGCCGTCTTATTTATGCTTTCCGTTCAAGGCATGCATGAACCGCCATCATGTCACGTTTGTTCAATTCACGAATCCGGTTGAAAATCGGAATATCGGCAACGGCTTCGGTACGTTCACCTTCAGCCACGACATCGCTTACCTTCCCTGTCAGCCAGGTTTCCACATCGATATCTTCGACGATCGCTTTACGTCCTTCATCATCGATGCCACTGGCATGACAGCTCACACAAGGTATCGTTAATTTATGGACGCCGTCATGGAGGCCATCCTCGGAAATGGCTTTCTTCCCATTACAAAACGGGCATTTATGACTTGCTTTGATTTTATTGATTTGCGTCACGATTTTCTTGTAGCCAAACGCCTCATAAACATAGGTTAGTTTTTTATATTTGCCATTGGTGAAATATTTATCAATGATCGTTTCTCTTGTTTCGTTAATATTGGCAAAATCACAGATGGTGATCTGGTTTTTGGTGCTGATGGCTTCGATGCTGCCTGTGATGCCGGCCCAGAATGGCAGCGCATTTTGCAGGACCACTTCATAGCCTTGGAAGCTTGCCAGTTCCAGCTCAAGCATTTTCAATGCGGCTTGTGTTTCACGGGAAAGGAATGAAACATCCTCCGTCCATGCGATATCGCCGCCTACAATCGCTTTTAGTTTTTCCAGCTCTGGCAGCTTCCCTGCTATTTTGATGACTTCATCCATTGGTTGTTGGATGATTTCACGAATGTCCATGTCGGCAAATTTCAGCTTTTTATGATGGTTCAAGATCGTTCCAAGGCAGATCGGGCAGGTGATATTCTCTTTAGATGCTTTCATCTGCTCTTTAATGATCGATTTCGAGATGAACATATAACGTCCGATGATGAGATTGAAGCCTTCCCAAGTACGAGAGGCCTTGCCTGCTTTATCATAAAAGGACTTTTCCCAATATCCATATAAGAACGTCTGCTTCTCTGCATCCGTCATATCATTATAGCTTTTACTCATGTCGTGACCGAGCTCATTCTTGATTTCATCAAACAAAAATTGCAGCTTTGGATATTGATAATATTTCAGTACTTCCATCACGTCTGGATGTAATAAGCCATCCCAGAAAGGTACGTTTTTATCTTGAATGACAACATCGATATCAAATTTTTCAATGACACGGCGGCCCGAACAGCTTGGACAATGATTCTCTTTAGAATAAAAATCGAAGCTTCTTGTATCTTTATTGGTCGGGTGTGACGCGACCAGATGATTGATCATGCCGCCCAATTCAAATAGAAACGTATATTGGCTGTACAAGTGCCGTTCAAGATCGATCGCGATCACGGGTGCGATCGTGTCAGATTCGTATTCCCCATAAATTAAACGGGCCATCGACGACAAGCTTTTTAGGATGCCGCCCTTATAGATGTTCTCTGCCCTTTTGAAATGGTCCAATTGGTTTTCCTGCAAATAATGGATGCCGCTTTTTGACCGGAGTGCAGAGGAGATATGCAGGGGCTCCTCTCGATCTTCGATATTGTTATGGCGATAGTATTCATCATGGCTGACAACATCAAGATGCCGGACTGGCTCAAGCTGTCTTTTTCCGAAATCCACGATATAATCCGAGCCTTCCAGCATATACCGATTATGTTCAATCATGATGATCGAGACCGATTCATCCTCGAGGATGACCCTGATGCTATCGATGAATTGATTTAAAATGTTTTGCGATAACCCTTTTGAAGGCTCATCAAAAATGAATAGCGTATGCGGGTTCCTTGTTTTCGCGAACAGCTCCGAAACTAAGTGAACACATTGAAATTCGCCAGTCGATAGCGATTGGGTTTTTCGCTCTAACGTCAAATACCCAAGCCCAAGCTTGATTAATAGGCTCAAGCGCTTATGGGTGATGTCCTCATTTGGCAGTTCTTCGATGATATCCTCGATCGAACGCTGAAAGATATCATCAATTTCATCCCTGTATTTGGTGAGCTTCTTCTTGATATCAAGAAACGTCGCAACAGTTGAGCGACTGGTAATCGATTTATTTCGGTCCTGCCCGACCATGACGAGTTTATCCTTTGGATAGCGCACCTGAAAATCTTTGGCGATACATTCATTGACAAGTGTGGATTTCCCGCAGCCCGACTCACCCGTAAAGGTAACGAGTCTATTCTTAGGAAGGTGGATTTCTTCCATTTGTATATTTCGGCAAAAAAGATCATGAAATTGGTAGAATTCATTTGGCGTTGCCTCATTTCGTTCCCAGCTGATCGGCTTGGGACGAGGTGATTCCTCCACAATTTTGCCGCCATATTTCCCGCTGCCGGGTCCAAAGAACAATTGCTCGTCCGTGCTATCCAACACCGTGTCTGAATGATCAATGAGCCATATTTGATTCTTATCACCTAATGACTTAATCTGTTCCAATATTTTCAAAAGGGTCTGATGATCCAGCCCTACGGAGATTTCATCAATGATGATCACGGTATTTTCGCTTGTTGCCAGGAATTCAGCCAAGTAAAGCCGGGTTAATTCTCCGCCTGACACGGTCCCCATGATCCGGTTCATGCTTAAATAACCAATATTCATATTGATTATATTTTGGAGAATATGCTGTTTGGCTTCACTAATATGTAAGATCTCTGAAAGTGAAAGGATCGATTCGATGCTTAACTCGTTGATATCGGAAATAGTATGCGGGCGATCGAATAATTCAATCGTATATTGCTCGACTTCTGGATTGTAACGCTTTCCCTCACACTTCGGACATTCGACGTTCTTCGTCGTGCCGCGTCCTTTACAAGCGGTGCACCAGCCTAAAGCATTATTAAAGGAAAAAACTTCTGGAGAAAGATTGAATTTTTCAGCAAGACAAACACGAATCTCTTTAAACACACCAGTATGGGTGCCAATGGTCGAACGGGGATTGGATGAGATGGACGATTTTCCAAGAAAAAGGACCAGCGGCATTTCCTCCATCTTGATGGCGCTGAAATTGGTTTCCATAATATCAGAAAATAAATATTGATATTCAGACTTCGGCAATAAGGAAACGAGACGCTTCTTCGATTCTTCCCCTATGGCCTGACAAAAGGTCGTTTTCCCTGAACCAGATAACCCGGCAATCCCCAAGGATTGATCGCCTGGCAATACTGCATCCAGTTCGTTAATATTGTTCGCTATTAATTGGTTTATTTTCATCTGTGGATCCTCTCCATTTATATTTATCCAATCTTTAATGTAGCACAGCGCTATCTGTATTTGGTATTTTTTTAAACGGTAACCCTATCCTTATATTCTTTCACATTTCCCAGCCTTGAAAACGTATGAATATGGAATAAAATTGGTTTCATTCCGTTTTGTGAGTGGGCCTAGCTACAGCTTTTGTCTCGCATTTCTCCTTCAAAAGCCCCTCTCGATTAAAGAGAAGGGCTTGCTTTACTAAATACGATTATTTTGTATTGGACTTTTTTGCCTTATTTTCAAGCTCGCTTTTGGGCTCTGTGGAGAATTCGACATCTTTTCCATGTCCCTGTGGGTTAACACTTGGTGCGATTCGGCCTCTTCCTGACTTTTTGCTCATTTCCTTCACCTCCACGATTATTATGTCCGAACCGTTATAAATTAAAAATGAGATCCCCCCTTTCTGTATGTTAATACGTTCCCCCCATGATAGGAGGAGCTTAAAATGAACCCTTAAAAAACCTGCATAGAACTAAGTCTATACAGGCGTCAAACATCCCTAAAATCAATCAGCTTCTTCGTTAATTGGTTGTCGCAAGTAAGCTGTCCGCGCTAGCGTTGAGCAAGAAAGGACTAGGCTCGCCAACCGAATATACCTGTAAGTTATGCATGGCCCTCGTACATGCGGTGTAGAACAATCTACGCAGGCTTTCATCACCGTATGTTTGCGCAGATGCATCATAAATGATGACAGCATCAAATTCGATGCCCTTGGCCAAATAAGCAGGGATAACGACAACGCCCTGTTCATATTCATTTGTCCCTCTCTGGACGAGTTTCATATCTTTGATGGGACTTAGCGCTTTGAATGCAGCGGCACTTTCCGCAGCAGATTTGCATATAATCGCGATCGTATTGTACCTACGACTTTGCCAGTCTTTGACCTTTGATACAATATTGTCGTGCAATTCCTCCCGGCTAGACACTTGGGTCAGCAGAGGTTTTTCTCCTTCACGGTCAATTGCCTTAATGAGATGGCCTTCAGGAATTAGTTCCCGTGTAAATTCGATGATCTGCTTTGTCGATCTGTAGCTTTGTTCCAAGGTGATACTTTCTGTTTTATCCATTCCATATAAACTTGTAAGCGTCTCGAAATTCACCCTTTCACTGGCATGAGCGAATATCGCCTGATTAAAGTCACCGAGCACGGTCATCCTTGCAGAAGGAAACAACCTTTTCAAAAACTCGAATTGAAAGGGGGAATAATCTTGTGCTTCGTCTACAAGCAGATATTTTATCGACGTATTCGTCTGAAATCCTTGAATGAGCTCCTTCAACAGCAAAAAAGGAGTCGCGTCTTCGTAATAAAGCTTCCCTTCGTCGAGCATTTTTTGCGTGGATAAGCATATTTCCCTTTCGGCAGGTGTGTTACCGCCCTTCCATTGTTCGTTCCTTATTTGTTCGTCAAAAAGTTGCTTGTATATTGCTTTAATATTGATGAATTGAAGAGCTTTTATCCGTTTGCGCAACTTCTTCAATTTCTTGCGGACGATCATCCGCGCGAGCAATTCATTCTCTTGCTCATAATCATCAAAGGAATCCTCAGTATCGCCGCGTTTTTTTTGTATTTGGCTGTATACCTTTTGATAGTCTTCTTTGCTAAGATACTCGATTTCCTCTTCAACCCAGGGTTTTTTCAGCTCAAGCTTTTCCGTTTCATCAAGCAGCTCGCCTAACCACTCTTTCAGCTTATCGATCTTATTATGAAAACTTAGTGTGGTGTCTGTGTTATAAAATCTTTCTGTGATTTGTTTGGCGGAGACAAGCGTTTTCCCGCGGAACTTTACACCTCTAAAGATCATTCCAGATCGTTCCAGTGATTGTCTGTATGTTTTGATGATCTCAAAGAAACGAAGTGATGCCTTGAATTGAATACTCGCTGTCCTGGTACTATAGGAAGGAGCATCCGCTTCCGTCAATAAAAACTCCAATTGCTCATAAGGATCTTCAACTTGAAACGAGTCGGCCAGACGATGGTCCAAGTATTCCTGGAATGTTACTTGCTGCATATTTTCTTCGCCAAGTTCCGGTAACACATTGGATACGTAGTTATTAAACATGGAGTTAGGAGAGAATAGAATGATTTGATCGGCCTTTAATTTATCTCGATTCTTATAAAGCAAGTAAGCGATCCTTTGGAGGGCAGCCGATGTCTTACCGCTCCCAGCGGCCCCTTGAACAATGAGCAGGCGTCCGCGATCGTTCCGGATGATTTTATTTTGCTCCCGTTGAATGGTGGAGACGATACTGTGCATATGCTTATCCCTTCCCTTGCCCAGCACCTGCTGCAGGATCTCATCTCCAATGGTGAGACTCGTATCGAACATGGATTCGACAACGCCACCCTTGATGATATATTGCCACTTTTTCTCCAGCATCCCCTTAATCACGCCTCCGGGAGTAGAGTATTCCATCGGACCGGGAGGATAGTCATAATAAACACTCGAAATCGGGGCTCTCCAGTCGTAAATGATGAAGTTTTCTCCTGATGGATCTGTAAGGGTCGAGGTCCCTATATAAATATGCTCCGTAAGCGAAGACCCCTCTTCCGTGACATCTATCCGTCCGAAATAGGGAGCTTCCTTCATGCGGCGCAATGTCGATAGTCTCTTTGAGGTATATCTATGTTCACCTTCGCTTACTGACAAGGCTTGAGCCTGTTGCCTTAAGCCGATGATGGTCTCGAGGTAGTCATCGAATGTATCCACATTCACCTTGAGATCATCCCAAAAGTGTTTACGGATATTCACAACTTCTTTTTTGCGTTGTGAGGTCTCTCCTTCTATTTTGCCGATTTGTTGATTAATTGTTTCGAGCACCTCATCCAAACGCTCCTGCTCCTGCCGAATTTCATTGTTCATATCAGACACTCCTTCGAAAAATAAAAATAGGGGTTGACTAGAGGTGAGCTTTACCTTATACTTAAAGTAAGGGGTAAACTGTTTATATATTTATCATAAATGTGTTTCTATACTAACTTATCATAATCGAACATTTATATCAATGTATATTTCCGATCAGTTGCCTAAATTAATCATCTTTTACATTCAAATCTAAAGTCAGTAACCAGTTGAGCCTCGCTTGACTGGTTATTTTTATGTCTGCTGAGCTTTGGAAACCTCGCCGTTTCGCTTCCCGCTACTTTCATGGTTGCTGCGACACCGCATCACGATTTGCTTCGGAACATGCCGAAGCAAACATCCGCGGACTAAAAATGGATAGCCCTAAAAAAGGCTATCCAGCT
Coding sequences within:
- a CDS encoding alcohol dehydrogenase catalytic domain-containing protein is translated as MVQSHETAVQENKNNQSTPATMKAVVAYSPGDYRLEEVPVPQIGDGEILVKVEACGICAGDLKAFDGAPSFWGDDQQPAYIKAPMIPGHEFIGHVVSLGEGVKGDFKIGDRIISEQIVPCWDCRFCNRGQYWMCEKHDLYGFQNNVNGGMAEYMKFTKEAINYKVPENLPIEKAILIEPYACSYHAVERAQIQLGDVVVLAGAGTLGLGMIGAIKKSGPGKLIVLDLFEERLEMAKQFGADMVLNPAKDDVNAIVKQLTDGYGCDIYIEATGAQKSVEQGLNMIRKLGRFVEFSVFKEPVTVDWSIISDRKELDVLGSHLGPYCYEPVIKGIANGDLPTEGVVTHELSLEEFEKGFQLVKSGKESLKVILNPNL
- the rpiB gene encoding ribose 5-phosphate isomerase B; translation: MKIGLGSDHNAFNMKDSLKDYIQELGHEVVDYGSEDSCTEIDYPGVAFQVANDINEQKLDRAILVCGTGIGMAIAAGKVPGIRAALCHDTYSAERSQKSNDAQVLTMGAKVIGIEPAKNIVKVYLESEFPGGNSARKVQQIMDKEQDFLKGAAAKHEKAH
- a CDS encoding DeoR/GlpR family DNA-binding transcription regulator; protein product: MKKMFASERRKIILGKLTDQHRVTIKELSEEIKVSEATLRTDLSKMEEEGLLKRTHGGAILSEKQDSDTSFTTRELKNRYEKAAISKKAAELLSNGQCIMLDSSSTTLELARTIKEMPIRLTVVTSGINTALELNENPNITVILLGGIIKKGSFSLEGSLGINILNQINIDLMFTSANGFTFESGLTDFSVYEVELKKAMVSASNKVVALLDHTKINKNSIASFASINQIDTIITDFDMTGSYTKKLEEQNVKIIMISTDEHVN
- a CDS encoding MFS transporter is translated as MNQGLLGKLGMDSKMAMGYLGVLLFMMGDGLELGWLSSYLIDNGLSVQQSALLFSVYGFAVAIAAWLSGVLAEVLGPRKAMSFGVALFIAGTLVFLTFGLPTMNLAIMLPTYSLRGLGYPLFAYSFLVWLTYYAPAERLGTAVGWFWVSFAGGLNVLGAYYSSFALSYLGELKTLWSALVFVTLGAIIAISLNKDKESNGRKFNSKAEALKYISKGITIAFERPKVGLGGIVRTINTAGAYGFVVFLPAYMMEIGFTRTEWLQIYGALWSSNVIFNLIWGIIGDKFGWRNTVMWFGGVGCAVFTAALYYTPFFLGANYMAATIVAICFGACLAAYVPLSALIPSLAPENRGAAMSILNLGAGLSTFVGPALVGLFIGSVGTVGIIWIYTGLYLISAFMMKFVTLPKKIETETVDTSSNMPVVQ
- a CDS encoding ATP-binding cassette domain-containing protein; the protein is MKINQLIANNINELDAVLPGDQSLGIAGLSGSGKTTFCQAIGEESKKRLVSLLPKSEYQYLFSDIMETNFSAIKMEEMPLVLFLGKSSISSNPRSTIGTHTGVFKEIRVCLAEKFNLSPEVFSFNNALGWCTACKGRGTTKNVECPKCEGKRYNPEVEQYTIELFDRPHTISDINELSIESILSLSEILHISEAKQHILQNIINMNIGYLSMNRIMGTVSGGELTRLYLAEFLATSENTVIIIDEISVGLDHQTLLKILEQIKSLGDKNQIWLIDHSDTVLDSTDEQLFFGPGSGKYGGKIVEESPRPKPISWERNEATPNEFYQFHDLFCRNIQMEEIHLPKNRLVTFTGESGCGKSTLVNECIAKDFQVRYPKDKLVMVGQDRNKSITSRSTVATFLDIKKKLTKYRDEIDDIFQRSIEDIIEELPNEDITHKRLSLLIKLGLGYLTLERKTQSLSTGEFQCVHLVSELFAKTRNPHTLFIFDEPSKGLSQNILNQFIDSIRVILEDESVSIIMIEHNRYMLEGSDYIVDFGKRQLEPVRHLDVVSHDEYYRHNNIEDREEPLHISSALRSKSGIHYLQENQLDHFKRAENIYKGGILKSLSSMARLIYGEYESDTIAPVIAIDLERHLYSQYTFLFELGGMINHLVASHPTNKDTRSFDFYSKENHCPSCSGRRVIEKFDIDVVIQDKNVPFWDGLLHPDVMEVLKYYQYPKLQFLFDEIKNELGHDMSKSYNDMTDAEKQTFLYGYWEKSFYDKAGKASRTWEGFNLIIGRYMFISKSIIKEQMKASKENITCPICLGTILNHHKKLKFADMDIREIIQQPMDEVIKIAGKLPELEKLKAIVGGDIAWTEDVSFLSRETQAALKMLELELASFQGYEVVLQNALPFWAGITGSIEAISTKNQITICDFANINETRETIIDKYFTNGKYKKLTYVYEAFGYKKIVTQINKIKASHKCPFCNGKKAISEDGLHDGVHKLTIPCVSCHASGIDDEGRKAIVEDIDVETWLTGKVSDVVAEGERTEAVADIPIFNRIRELNKRDMMAVHACLERKA
- a CDS encoding ATP-binding protein, which translates into the protein MNFTYINQHILDNLFYILVSILIYSTLLDHGKRLCQYGKVLITTCMSIPILLCMKFPIYIDEYCVHDFRQIPFIIGTLYGGWPVGAVLLVILLTGRFVMNGFNLLTLMVYIVIFVITALFSSKFNAYNRKSKLNSSILLIVFLGILTSLLALAMSDSFRITEAYIFYFIILPPFIIGLAVYIMEILKDAILIRTQMVRLEKMEVVSQLAASISHEVRNPLTVVKGFVQLLKAPDLTQDEKEQYIQHVVRELNSAESIISEYLAFAKPAIEKVDSISIDREIGYVIEMIKPLANMNLVTISEQLAPGVTRGNTQHFKQCFLNLIKNGIEAMPSGGELRIVSYVNDNDIIIEIKDVGIGMNKEQIHRFGEPYYSSKEKGTGLGSMVAVKTIQTMNGTLHINSASNKGTTITVGLPVYDEDTSAK
- the sspL gene encoding small, acid-soluble spore protein L, translating into MSKKSGRGRIAPSVNPQGHGKDVEFSTEPKSELENKAKKSNTK